From Pantanalinema sp.:
ACGCGTGGTGGATGGCGTTGCCGAGCACGGTGACGAGGAAGGCGTGGACCTCTTCCGGGAGCTGCTTGCCCATCGCCATCAGGGCCTGAGGGCTGCCGGCGGCCTGCAACCGGGCCGAGCCCGCGCCCAGCTTGCCGAGCCCGCTCGCGATCTGCTGGTGGGTCTCCGCGTTGACGATCGTGGCCATCAGCGAGGTCCCCAGCACCCCCCCGATGGACCGGAAGAAGCCCACCAGGCTCGCCGAGATGCCCATGTGACGCTCTTCCACGCTCTGGGAGACGGCGAGCTGGGCGACGGACATCATCATCCCGATTCCCGCGCCGAGGGCGACCATCAGCCCCATCATCTGCCACTTGCTGGCGGTGAAGGGAGCCACGGAGATCATGTAGGCCGCGACCGCCATGATCGCCATGGAGATCGCCATGTAGCTGCGGTAGGCGATGCGCTCGAACAGGGGTGCGGCCAGCATCGCCGCCGCGATGACCGTGAACATGAGCGGGGTGAGGACGTTCCCCGCGTCCCCGGTGTTCAGGCCGAGCACGCCGACCACGAAGAGCGGGAGGTAGGCGATCGCCCCGAACATGACCGCCCCCTGGGCGAAGGTCGTGGCGCAGGTGCCGAGCACCACGCGGTTCTTGAACAGCTCGAGCGGGAGGATGGGCTCCTGGGCGCGGCGCTCGGCGAACAGGAACAGCCCGAAGGAGGCGAGGCTCGCGCTCAGGAGGCTCACGACCTTCCAGCCGAGCCAGCTGCCCTGATCCCCGGCGAACTTCATGGCGAGCATCAGGCATACCGTGGTGGCGACCATGGTGACCGAGCCCAGGTAGTCGATGCTGGGACGGTGCGACGAGCGGGTCTCGTGGAGCGCGAAGACGAGAATCACGAAGGCCGCGATCCCGAGCGGCAGGTTGATGTAGAAGCACCAGCGCCAGCTGAAGTGCTCCGTGATGTAGGCGCCCAGGTTGGGCCCGATCAGGCTCGAGAGGCCGAAGACGCCCCCGAAGACCGCCCCGAGCTTCGCCCCCTGGTCGGCCGGCAGGAGGCTGTAGAGCAGGGTGAAGGTGATGGGGGTGATGGCGCCGGCTCCCAGTCCTTGCAGGCCCCGGTAGAGAATGAGCTCGGTCATGGTGTGGGCCGTCCCGCACAGGCCGGACCCCACCATGAAGAGGGCGAGGCCCCCGAGGTAGAAGCGCTTGCGGCCGTAGAGGTCGGACATCTTGCCGACGATCGGCATGACCGCCGTGGTGGTGAGCATGTAGGTCGTGAAGACCCAGGCGTACAGCTCGAGACCCGAGAGCTCCCGGATCACGGTGGGCATGGCCGTCGAGGTGATGGTGCCGTCCAGGCTCGAGAGCAGCAAGGTCAAGGCGAGGGCGAGCAGCACCATGGGGAGGTGGGTTTGCTTGGGCTGGGGCTCCATAGGGTCCTCCTTTTTGGTTGACATGTAAGTCAATATAAGGGCAAAAAAAGAGAGGGGGACTGGGTTTTCAGGCTATCAGGAGGCTGGTGCAGCGCTCGATGATGACCGGAAGATGCTGCCGCTTGGCTTCGGGGCTCGCCTGGAGCTTGACGAGGAAGCTCATGGCGCCGATCACGGCGTGCCAGTAAATGGACGCCAGCAACTCGGGAGGCCCCTGCCGGAAGATCCCGGCGCTGGTTCCCTCGGCGATGAACTGAGCCAGGGCTTTCTCGAACCGGTTCTCGAAGTCCGCGAAGGGTGCGTCACCCTCGCGGGGGCCGCCGACGGCGACGAAGTCATGGTGCATGCGGGCATAGCAGAGGAAATAATGCGGGTTGTCGATCGCCGAGCGTGCGAAGAACTCGGTGAAGCCGCGCAGGCGCTCCAGCCGGGGCTGTTCGGTGAACAGCGCGGTCTCGGAATAGCCCCTGGCGTGATGGATCAGGTGCTCGAAGAGGCGCCGGAACAGGGTCTGCTTGTCCTTGAAGTAGTAGTAGACCAGCCCCCGGGCGAGGCCGGCGGCCTCGGCGATCTCGCCGATCTCGGTGCCCTCGTAACCCTTCGCGCCGTACAGCTCGAGGGTGGCCTGCAGGATCTGGGCCATCCGCTGCTCGCGGATCTCGCGGTTCTGTTCCGAGGTGCGGGGGGCCATGGCCTTCTCCGTTTGATTGACTTCCGTGTTAGTCAAAAATAGACCAGGCGAGCGAAGCTGTCAAGATGCTGAAAGGCGGTCCCCCACTGGGGGACCGCCTTTCAGCGAGGGATGGCGCTTTAGGCCAGCGCGGGTTCGGGCTCGTTCGAGGAGCCGCCGGTGAAGAGGGACTCGAACTGCTCGGAGTCCAGGGTCTCCTTCTTGATGAGCTCCTTGGCGATGAGCACCATCTTGTCGTGGTTCTCGCTCAAAAGGCGCTTGGCCTTCTGGAACGCCTCCTCGACGATGCGCTTGACCTCCTGGTCGATGACGCTGGCGACCTCGTTCGAGTAGTCCTTGTCCCCGCCGCCGAAGTCGCGGCCCAGGAAGACGTGCTCGTTGTGCTTGCCGAAGGCCAGGGGCCCCAGCACGTCGCTCATTCCCCACTCGGTGACCATCTTGCGGGCGAGGCCCGTGGCGCGCTCGATGTCGTTGCCCGCCCCGGTGGTCACGTCGCCGAAGACCAGCGACTCGGCGGCGCGGCCGCCCAACAGGCCCGTGATCATCGCCTCGATCTTGGACTGGCTCAAGAGCACCCGGTCCTCGGGGAGGTGCCAGGTCAGGCCCAGGGCCCGGCCGCGGCTGACGATGGTGATCTTGTGGACCGAGTCCGACTCGGGGATGAGGCGCGCGACCAGGGCGTGGCCGACCTCGTGGTAGGCGATGATCTCCTTCTCCTGGTCGGAGATGATCCGGCTCTTGCGCTCGGGACCCGCGTAGACCTTGTCGATGGCCTCGTCGAAGTCGGCCATGGCGATCTCCTTGCGGTTGTACCG
This genomic window contains:
- a CDS encoding MDR family MFS transporter, with translation MEPQPKQTHLPMVLLALALTLLLSSLDGTITSTAMPTVIRELSGLELYAWVFTTYMLTTTAVMPIVGKMSDLYGRKRFYLGGLALFMVGSGLCGTAHTMTELILYRGLQGLGAGAITPITFTLLYSLLPADQGAKLGAVFGGVFGLSSLIGPNLGAYITEHFSWRWCFYINLPLGIAAFVILVFALHETRSSHRPSIDYLGSVTMVATTVCLMLAMKFAGDQGSWLGWKVVSLLSASLASFGLFLFAERRAQEPILPLELFKNRVVLGTCATTFAQGAVMFGAIAYLPLFVVGVLGLNTGDAGNVLTPLMFTVIAAAMLAAPLFERIAYRSYMAISMAIMAVAAYMISVAPFTASKWQMMGLMVALGAGIGMMMSVAQLAVSQSVEERHMGISASLVGFFRSIGGVLGTSLMATIVNAETHQQIASGLGKLGAGSARLQAAGSPQALMAMGKQLPEEVHAFLVTVLGNAIHHAFVFPIAIALLGLAATTVMGSERFVRSALKEPPRPVEA
- a CDS encoding TetR/AcrR family transcriptional regulator, with translation MAPRTSEQNREIREQRMAQILQATLELYGAKGYEGTEIGEIAEAAGLARGLVYYYFKDKQTLFRRLFEHLIHHARGYSETALFTEQPRLERLRGFTEFFARSAIDNPHYFLCYARMHHDFVAVGGPREGDAPFADFENRFEKALAQFIAEGTSAGIFRQGPPELLASIYWHAVIGAMSFLVKLQASPEAKRQHLPVIIERCTSLLIA